Proteins from one Pseudarthrobacter sp. BIM B-2242 genomic window:
- a CDS encoding glycoside hydrolase family 32 protein — MRPNFHFSVPDNWKNDPQRPIYLDGEYHYYYLYNGDYLDGRGGTSWRRASTRDHVAFQDGGVAIPKFSNANGDCWSGCIVEDVHNSAGYGEGAVIALVTQAPEGRQAQYLWYSKDRGRSFQPGGLEPVLPNPGVPDFRDPKVIRDADRKRWFMANAEGQKLGFYASTDLRSWQRVGEFVRTDLGLLECPDIFRMTADDGTEHWVLGTSANGKGRGLPATYAYWTGAFDGSSFTPDHPEPEWLDYGFDFYGAVTYPHHEASGKEDGTLRRVIGWANFWDYPHNTPTLATDAYNGDDMIVRDLRLKRGNGRYYLASAPTSALANHVKRTHRLGDAAVAGTRDLDFRGLSYDLSCELVWDPGAPPANLGLEVCRAPGGGRHVAAGAFLRGPFAYVNRRPTINPTGGETQTPIDPSTGRLSIRILVDRTSVEMFIGDGRVVHSHRVFPLEGDNGIRLYAHEGAATFRDLTIRELSVVQ, encoded by the coding sequence ATGCGTCCGAATTTCCACTTCAGCGTCCCCGACAACTGGAAGAACGATCCCCAGCGCCCCATCTACCTCGACGGCGAATACCACTATTACTACTTGTACAACGGCGATTACCTCGATGGCCGCGGGGGAACCTCGTGGCGGCGGGCTTCCACCCGGGACCACGTCGCGTTCCAGGACGGCGGCGTGGCGATCCCGAAGTTCAGCAACGCCAACGGCGACTGCTGGTCAGGATGCATCGTAGAGGACGTCCACAACAGCGCGGGGTACGGCGAGGGCGCAGTGATCGCCCTCGTGACCCAGGCGCCCGAAGGCCGGCAGGCCCAGTACCTCTGGTACTCCAAGGACCGGGGACGCTCATTCCAGCCCGGCGGCCTAGAGCCCGTGCTGCCGAACCCCGGAGTGCCCGACTTCCGGGATCCCAAAGTCATCCGGGACGCCGACCGCAAGCGGTGGTTCATGGCCAACGCCGAGGGGCAGAAATTGGGGTTCTACGCGTCAACGGACCTGCGGTCCTGGCAGCGCGTGGGCGAGTTCGTGCGCACTGACCTGGGGTTGCTGGAGTGTCCCGATATCTTCCGCATGACCGCTGATGACGGGACGGAGCACTGGGTCCTTGGCACGAGTGCCAACGGCAAAGGCCGCGGCCTGCCCGCGACGTACGCGTACTGGACCGGCGCCTTCGACGGCAGTTCCTTCACGCCCGACCATCCCGAGCCGGAGTGGCTCGACTACGGCTTCGACTTCTACGGGGCAGTCACGTACCCGCATCACGAGGCGTCCGGCAAGGAGGACGGCACGCTGCGCCGGGTGATCGGCTGGGCGAACTTCTGGGACTATCCGCACAACACGCCCACCCTCGCCACCGACGCGTACAACGGGGACGACATGATTGTGCGCGATCTCCGGCTGAAGCGGGGAAACGGCCGCTACTACCTGGCGTCAGCACCGACGTCGGCCCTTGCGAACCACGTCAAGCGCACCCATCGCCTTGGCGACGCGGCGGTGGCGGGCACGCGGGACCTCGACTTCCGGGGACTCTCCTACGACCTGTCCTGCGAGCTGGTGTGGGACCCCGGTGCCCCGCCCGCAAACCTGGGACTCGAGGTCTGCCGTGCGCCCGGCGGCGGCAGGCATGTGGCCGCCGGTGCGTTCCTCCGCGGTCCCTTCGCCTACGTCAACAGGCGGCCCACGATCAACCCGACGGGCGGCGAGACGCAGACCCCCATCGATCCTTCGACGGGACGCCTCAGCATCCGCATCCTCGTGGACCGGACGAGCGTTGAGATGTTCATTGGCGACGGGCGTGTGGTGCATTCACACCGGGTGTTCCCCCTTGAAGGTGACAACGGCATCCGCCTCTACGCACATGAAGGAGCCGCTACCTTCCGGGACCTGACCATCCGCGAGCTGAGCGTGGTGCAATAA
- a CDS encoding glycoside hydrolase family 32 protein, translated as MTGLIHPLATVPRDELVARAEADPLRPRFHFVSPAGWLNDPNGVCQWNGTYHLFYQYNPEGAFHHNIRWGHATSADLVTWTDQPVALEPSEGPDAGGCWSGVLVNDNGTPTLVYSGRAGERELACVAVGSADLLNWTKAAGNPVIAAPPAGVDITAYRDHCVWREGDKWRQLVGSGIRGRGGTAFLYESADLHAWDYIGPLYIGDASQGDPAGTDWTGTMWECVDLFRTGGGSLGSDPVDSSPDVLVFSAWHDGDTRHPLYWTGRYSGDSFVPAALHRLDYGGRFFYAPQSFRDDMGRRIMFGWLQEGRSDEAMVDAGWSGVMSLPRMATVADDGMLRFAPVPEIEALRREHVSMPGFVLSDAGAPVSAGVSGRQLDLELDVQIAPGAVLRLVVLGSEDGAEETVVELSRAPGDGCEGSLRLDRSRSSLDATVDTEDKSGPVPMPGGRVHLRVLLDRSAVEIFANGMPLTARVYPTLDGGQVSLAASGGTVRLLALDAWTMAGIFDGPRPLFP; from the coding sequence ATGACCGGACTGATCCACCCCCTGGCCACGGTTCCCCGGGACGAGCTGGTTGCCCGCGCCGAGGCCGATCCGCTCCGCCCCCGCTTCCATTTCGTCTCCCCCGCCGGCTGGCTCAACGATCCCAATGGCGTCTGCCAGTGGAACGGGACCTACCACCTCTTCTACCAATACAATCCGGAGGGCGCCTTCCACCACAACATCCGGTGGGGCCACGCCACCAGCGCCGATCTCGTTACGTGGACGGACCAGCCGGTGGCGCTGGAACCGTCCGAGGGGCCGGACGCCGGAGGCTGCTGGTCCGGGGTCCTGGTCAATGACAATGGAACACCAACCCTGGTCTACTCAGGCCGGGCCGGTGAGCGGGAGCTGGCTTGCGTCGCCGTCGGGTCTGCGGACCTGCTGAACTGGACCAAAGCGGCCGGCAACCCTGTTATAGCCGCCCCGCCGGCCGGCGTCGACATTACCGCCTACCGCGACCACTGCGTGTGGCGCGAAGGGGACAAGTGGCGGCAGCTGGTGGGCTCAGGAATCCGGGGGCGCGGCGGGACGGCCTTCCTCTACGAATCCGCCGACCTGCACGCGTGGGACTACATCGGTCCGCTGTACATTGGCGACGCGTCGCAGGGTGACCCTGCCGGCACGGACTGGACCGGCACCATGTGGGAATGCGTGGACCTGTTCCGGACAGGCGGGGGTTCGCTGGGTTCCGATCCCGTGGACAGCTCCCCCGATGTCCTGGTCTTCTCGGCATGGCACGACGGCGACACGCGGCACCCGCTGTACTGGACCGGGCGCTATTCCGGCGACTCCTTTGTACCCGCGGCGCTGCACCGCCTCGACTACGGGGGCCGGTTCTTCTACGCACCGCAGTCTTTCCGGGACGATATGGGCCGACGCATTATGTTCGGCTGGCTCCAGGAAGGCCGCAGCGACGAGGCCATGGTGGACGCCGGCTGGTCCGGTGTGATGAGCCTGCCACGTATGGCTACGGTGGCCGACGACGGCATGCTGCGGTTCGCTCCGGTACCGGAAATCGAGGCGTTGCGCCGGGAGCACGTGAGCATGCCCGGCTTCGTGCTGTCCGACGCCGGGGCACCTGTAAGTGCCGGGGTGTCCGGCCGGCAACTGGACCTTGAGCTCGACGTGCAGATCGCACCGGGAGCTGTGCTGCGGCTGGTTGTTCTGGGCTCGGAGGACGGCGCCGAGGAGACTGTGGTTGAACTGAGCCGCGCACCCGGCGACGGTTGCGAAGGAAGCCTCCGCCTCGACCGCAGCCGCAGCAGCCTCGACGCCACTGTAGACACGGAAGACAAGTCCGGGCCTGTTCCGATGCCTGGCGGCCGCGTGCACCTGCGTGTGCTTCTGGACCGGTCCGCCGTCGAGATTTTCGCAAACGGCATGCCGCTCACAGCCCGCGTTTATCCCACCCTGGACGGCGGCCAGGTGAGCCTCGCAGCCTCCGGGGGTACCGTGCGGCTGCTCGCGCTCGACGCCTGGACCATGGCTGGAATCTTCGACGGGCCCCGGCCCCTCTTCCCCTAA
- a CDS encoding carboxypeptidase-like regulatory domain-containing protein, producing the protein MLITVCTAGILASCATEPANSGIKGHVTVDAGCPETMDSTPCSQIPLPAHIVIRDTSGTTVREATSNGQGEFQLELPAGTYELHAANLSGAPLPAASPQQVVIEAGSITEVNVAFDSGVR; encoded by the coding sequence GTGCTCATAACGGTATGCACGGCGGGGATACTGGCGTCCTGCGCGACGGAGCCTGCGAACTCCGGAATCAAGGGACATGTCACCGTCGACGCCGGATGCCCCGAAACCATGGATTCCACGCCCTGCTCACAAATCCCTCTGCCCGCCCATATCGTTATCAGGGACACCTCAGGAACAACGGTCCGTGAAGCTACCAGCAACGGCCAGGGGGAATTCCAGCTCGAGCTCCCCGCGGGGACGTATGAGCTTCACGCCGCAAATCTCTCCGGGGCCCCCCTGCCAGCCGCCTCTCCGCAGCAGGTTGTTATCGAGGCCGGGTCCATCACCGAGGTGAACGTGGCATTCGACTCGGGTGTGCGCTGA
- a CDS encoding ATP-binding cassette domain-containing protein: MNRTALSPGHPDASVETPALEIRGLGKSFPIGGLFSRESVRALHGVDLSIGRGEIVALVGESGSGKSTLARCVARLEKPGSGEILIDGVDVLKRDRFQASRAFRSQLQMVFQDPFGSLNPAHRIEHFLRRSLAIHGKAGRSESATQQRLEELMATVGLQADMLDSYPHELSGGQRQRVAIARALAVEPRVILADEPTSMLDVSVRIGVLNLMRTLRDEQGISMLYITHDLASARYLADRTAVMFAGELVEEGESLDLLANPAHPYTRLLVSAVPDPARAGSYDPVRRAELRQAVMASTNCAFDGDPDQPCSATKPVRHQVGEPRSRHWVRCHLYRPRAGGGGHALAPESGPAPEQEDKKASA; this comes from the coding sequence ATGAACCGCACTGCACTGTCCCCGGGGCATCCTGATGCTTCCGTAGAAACCCCTGCCCTCGAGATCCGCGGGCTGGGAAAATCGTTCCCGATCGGCGGGCTTTTCTCCCGGGAATCGGTCCGTGCACTGCACGGCGTCGATCTGTCCATTGGCCGGGGCGAAATCGTGGCACTGGTGGGGGAATCCGGTTCGGGCAAGAGCACCCTGGCCCGCTGCGTTGCCCGGCTCGAGAAGCCAGGCTCCGGGGAGATCCTGATTGACGGCGTTGATGTCCTCAAGCGCGACCGGTTCCAGGCTTCGCGGGCCTTCCGCTCCCAGCTCCAGATGGTGTTCCAGGACCCGTTCGGTTCACTGAACCCGGCGCACAGGATTGAGCACTTCCTGCGGCGGTCGCTGGCAATCCACGGAAAGGCGGGCCGTTCTGAATCCGCCACCCAGCAACGGCTTGAGGAGCTGATGGCCACCGTGGGCCTGCAGGCAGACATGCTGGACTCCTATCCGCACGAACTCTCCGGCGGGCAGCGCCAGCGTGTGGCCATTGCCCGGGCTCTGGCCGTGGAACCGCGGGTGATTCTCGCCGACGAGCCAACGTCCATGCTGGATGTTTCCGTGCGCATCGGTGTGCTGAACCTGATGCGCACACTCCGCGACGAGCAGGGCATTTCGATGCTCTACATCACCCACGACCTCGCATCTGCCCGCTACCTGGCCGACCGGACAGCGGTGATGTTCGCCGGTGAGCTCGTGGAAGAGGGCGAGTCCCTGGACCTGCTGGCCAATCCGGCCCACCCGTATACCCGGTTGCTGGTGTCCGCCGTGCCGGACCCGGCCCGCGCGGGCTCCTACGATCCCGTCCGCCGCGCCGAACTGCGCCAGGCGGTCATGGCCTCGACAAACTGCGCTTTCGACGGCGACCCGGACCAGCCGTGCTCTGCGACCAAGCCCGTCCGCCACCAGGTCGGCGAACCCCGCAGCCGCCATTGGGTCCGCTGCCACCTCTACCGGCCGCGTGCCGGCGGTGGCGGGCATGCACTGGCACCTGAATCCGGGCCGGCACCTGAACAAGAAGACAAGAAGGCTTCGGCATGA
- a CDS encoding ABC transporter permease produces MTTVILQQPAKPAGTIRAGRKPNRSFIHGLLTNRKSMAGMAVMLVFITLALLAPVLFPGDPSRITAMASLEPSAEHWLGTTAKGQDVLALTVHGSRSSLFVGLTVGFASTLIGILVGLASAYFGKFIDEALSLVTNVFLLLPGLPLLVILAAFLPPGLGTVILVLVVTGWAGSARVLRSQALSIRSKDFVAAAVVSGERAGRIMFREILPNMASIVMGTLLACVIYGIGAQAGLEFLGLGDVSTVSWGNNLFWAGNEGALLTGSWWVFVPSGVCIALVAFALALINYAVDEVTNPRLRKIKAPKPAAVQTPAHLERSAP; encoded by the coding sequence ATGACAACCGTAATTCTGCAGCAGCCCGCCAAGCCGGCGGGCACCATAAGGGCTGGCCGCAAACCCAACCGCAGCTTTATCCACGGGCTCCTCACCAACAGGAAGTCGATGGCGGGCATGGCGGTGATGCTGGTGTTCATCACACTGGCGCTCCTCGCACCCGTTCTGTTCCCGGGCGATCCCTCCCGGATCACCGCCATGGCCTCGCTGGAACCGTCCGCCGAGCACTGGCTGGGCACCACGGCCAAGGGACAGGATGTCCTCGCCCTGACCGTCCACGGCTCCCGAAGTTCCCTGTTCGTGGGGCTGACGGTGGGATTCGCCTCCACGCTGATCGGCATCCTGGTGGGCCTTGCCTCTGCCTACTTCGGCAAGTTCATCGATGAAGCACTCTCCCTGGTGACCAACGTCTTCCTGCTCCTTCCCGGCCTGCCGCTGCTGGTGATTCTGGCCGCATTCCTGCCGCCGGGACTGGGCACCGTCATCCTGGTGCTGGTGGTCACCGGGTGGGCCGGCTCCGCACGTGTCCTTCGCTCGCAGGCCCTGTCCATCCGGTCGAAGGACTTCGTGGCCGCGGCCGTGGTCTCCGGCGAACGGGCGGGCCGGATCATGTTCCGCGAGATCCTGCCCAACATGGCCTCCATCGTGATGGGTACCCTCCTGGCCTGCGTGATCTACGGCATCGGAGCGCAGGCGGGTCTTGAGTTCCTCGGCCTAGGCGATGTCAGCACGGTCTCGTGGGGCAACAACCTGTTCTGGGCCGGCAACGAGGGTGCCCTCCTGACGGGCAGCTGGTGGGTGTTTGTGCCCTCGGGTGTCTGCATCGCGCTGGTCGCCTTTGCGCTGGCCCTCATCAACTACGCCGTGGACGAGGTCACCAACCCCCGGCTGCGGAAGATCAAGGCACCCAAGCCAGCCGCCGTACAAACCCCTGCACACCTTGAAAGGAGCGCCCCGTGA
- a CDS encoding S-layer homology domain-containing protein: MIVVEPPCTIISGSWISLYDRVFASDPAEMTVDHMVPLEEAWQSGAWAWTAEQRRDFANDLKYPDTTLRAVTRAVDDDKGSKDPAQWQPPGSGVQCGYADKWIFVKSRWNLSVDPAEYATLMEMLGDNCPEGTLIPERGLTPGLGPAAIIGEVSSVGTVFSLLTVEAYAEDGSVAGRTSVDADGSYELTGLAPGTYRLKFLGGTSGALDRWYSSDSPGQEPTPVHVSSGEVISGIDTGLEKPRLFTDIPPEHPNFDTILWAVVSGYITGYPDGTFRADTPVNRGSLSAILYRYAGSPAVPPNAPTFSDLTPGSDYNDAVRWVAAWGIDDGFTDGTFRPEEEITRRSLAVFLHRLADSPRVPPDAHIYSAYSDILPGMPNYEELAWLASTFVVVGNPDGSFGPDQLVERGAMARSLNFYRFGFNFPVIGTSPAPASTHVSVDAGVIPDAPTTASGTAFTDVPPGALFYREISWLAESRVSTGWIEAGGTRTYRPAQQVNRDQMAAFLFRLAGRPDFVPPLQSPFADVPTTHAFYKEISWLWSEKISEGWREADGTRTFRPAATVNRDQMAAFIYRHAGSPAYEPDGQSAFADIPTDHAFYKQISWLASTKISNGWTEADKTRTFRPGAAILRDQMAAFMHRYASND, encoded by the coding sequence ATGATCGTCGTTGAGCCACCCTGCACAATCATTTCCGGCAGCTGGATTTCCCTATACGACCGCGTATTTGCATCAGATCCAGCGGAAATGACGGTCGATCATATGGTCCCGCTCGAGGAAGCCTGGCAGTCAGGGGCCTGGGCCTGGACGGCCGAACAGCGGCGCGACTTTGCCAACGACCTCAAGTACCCGGACACGACTCTCAGGGCCGTGACAAGGGCCGTCGATGACGACAAAGGATCCAAAGACCCGGCCCAGTGGCAGCCGCCAGGTTCTGGCGTGCAATGCGGCTATGCAGACAAATGGATCTTTGTGAAGTCCCGGTGGAACTTGAGCGTTGACCCCGCCGAGTACGCCACGCTGATGGAGATGCTCGGCGATAACTGCCCCGAAGGAACCCTCATTCCCGAACGCGGCCTGACCCCAGGCCTGGGACCCGCGGCCATTATCGGCGAAGTAAGCAGCGTGGGAACGGTGTTCAGCCTCCTCACAGTGGAGGCATACGCAGAGGACGGTTCCGTGGCCGGGCGCACGTCTGTGGATGCCGACGGCAGCTACGAGCTGACCGGGCTCGCACCGGGAACCTATCGGCTCAAGTTCCTCGGCGGAACCAGCGGCGCCCTGGACCGGTGGTACAGCAGCGACAGTCCGGGCCAGGAACCCACACCTGTCCACGTCAGCTCCGGCGAAGTCATTTCCGGCATTGACACCGGGCTGGAAAAACCCCGCCTTTTCACCGATATCCCGCCGGAGCACCCAAACTTTGACACAATCCTGTGGGCCGTCGTCAGCGGTTACATCACGGGCTACCCGGACGGCACCTTCCGGGCTGACACCCCGGTAAACCGTGGTTCCCTGTCGGCGATCCTCTACAGGTACGCCGGAAGTCCTGCCGTTCCCCCGAACGCCCCGACCTTCTCTGATCTGACGCCCGGTTCCGACTACAATGACGCGGTCCGCTGGGTCGCGGCCTGGGGCATTGACGACGGGTTCACCGACGGTACCTTCCGCCCTGAAGAGGAGATCACCCGCCGGTCGCTCGCGGTTTTCCTCCATCGGCTGGCCGACAGTCCCCGGGTCCCCCCGGACGCACACATCTATTCCGCTTACTCGGATATCCTGCCCGGCATGCCGAATTATGAAGAGTTGGCATGGCTGGCGTCCACCTTTGTGGTCGTGGGTAATCCCGACGGGAGCTTCGGACCTGATCAGCTTGTCGAACGCGGCGCCATGGCCCGTTCGCTGAACTTTTACCGCTTTGGCTTCAACTTCCCGGTCATCGGCACATCCCCTGCACCGGCTTCCACCCATGTCTCCGTCGACGCCGGTGTAATCCCCGACGCTCCGACGACTGCCAGCGGCACAGCCTTCACTGATGTTCCCCCGGGTGCGTTGTTCTACCGGGAGATCTCGTGGCTCGCGGAATCGCGCGTCTCGACGGGCTGGATCGAGGCAGGCGGGACCAGGACCTACCGTCCCGCCCAGCAGGTGAACCGCGACCAGATGGCCGCGTTCCTGTTCCGGCTTGCCGGCAGGCCGGACTTCGTCCCCCCGTTACAGTCGCCCTTCGCTGACGTGCCCACGACGCACGCGTTCTACAAGGAGATCTCTTGGCTGTGGTCTGAAAAGATCAGTGAGGGCTGGAGGGAGGCAGACGGTACGCGGACGTTCCGCCCCGCGGCAACGGTCAACCGCGACCAGATGGCAGCATTCATCTACCGCCATGCCGGATCTCCCGCCTATGAGCCGGACGGCCAGTCCGCATTTGCGGATATCCCCACCGACCACGCTTTCTACAAGCAGATCTCCTGGTTGGCGTCCACCAAAATCAGCAACGGTTGGACCGAGGCTGACAAGACACGTACCTTCCGCCCGGGTGCAGCGATTCTGCGGGATCAGATGGCAGCGTTTATGCACCGCTACGCGTCCAATGACTGA
- a CDS encoding ABC transporter ATP-binding protein, whose product MTVSQVSFGSHEPVLDVRNLTVRYVGDTRSTTAVDRVSFSIGTGEVFGLAGESGCGKSTIANSIMRLLKDPARIAGGSISFGGRDVLAMSPEELRRFRWQDVAMVFQSAMNSLNPVLTIGEQIVDIFTTHAGYSRTESLRRAGELLELVRIDPARLKSYPHQLSGGMRQRAVIAMAVALKPSLLILDEPTTALDVVVQQEIMAQIKELQRELGFSVLFITHDMSLMVELSHRMAVMYGGRIVETAKAREVYAEPRHPYTQALMGAFPPLTGPRIPLTGLPDGVKFRNIPDLTEAAPGHFVAPAGAAGALGAGTVAAAGSAANAGTPAADPSIMEGAAR is encoded by the coding sequence GTGACCGTCTCCCAAGTCTCCTTCGGCTCCCACGAACCAGTCCTGGACGTCAGGAACCTCACCGTAAGGTACGTCGGCGATACCCGCTCCACCACCGCCGTCGACCGCGTTTCCTTCAGCATCGGCACCGGCGAGGTGTTCGGGCTGGCCGGGGAATCGGGCTGCGGAAAGTCGACCATCGCCAACTCGATCATGCGCCTGCTGAAGGATCCGGCCAGGATCGCCGGTGGCAGCATCTCCTTCGGCGGCAGGGACGTCCTGGCCATGAGCCCGGAGGAGCTGCGGCGATTCCGCTGGCAGGACGTGGCCATGGTGTTCCAGTCGGCCATGAACTCCCTGAATCCGGTGCTGACCATCGGCGAGCAGATCGTGGATATCTTCACCACGCATGCCGGCTACTCCCGCACGGAATCGCTCCGGCGCGCGGGTGAACTGCTGGAACTCGTCCGGATCGATCCGGCGCGCCTTAAGTCCTATCCGCACCAGCTCTCCGGCGGCATGCGGCAGCGAGCGGTCATCGCCATGGCCGTGGCGCTCAAACCGTCGCTGCTGATCCTGGACGAGCCAACCACTGCGCTGGACGTTGTGGTGCAGCAGGAGATCATGGCCCAGATCAAGGAACTCCAGCGCGAACTCGGCTTCTCCGTCCTTTTCATCACGCATGACATGTCCCTCATGGTGGAACTCTCGCACCGCATGGCCGTGATGTACGGCGGCCGGATCGTGGAAACGGCGAAAGCCCGGGAAGTCTACGCGGAGCCCCGTCATCCCTATACCCAGGCGCTGATGGGCGCATTCCCGCCGCTTACCGGCCCGCGCATTCCCTTAACCGGACTGCCCGACGGCGTCAAATTCCGGAATATCCCGGACCTCACCGAGGCGGCACCCGGACATTTCGTGGCCCCGGCGGGTGCCGCGGGTGCCTTGGGTGCCGGTACTGTGGCGGCTGCCGGCTCAGCGGCGAATGCCGGCACACCGGCCGCCGATCCCTCAATCATGGAAGGAGCCGCACGATGA
- a CDS encoding ABC transporter permease: MRFILRRLGFYLIAFWASITLNFLLPRFMPGDPVSRMFARSQDRMQPEQIEALRKLLGVDDRPLWEQYTDYLHNIFTGQMGVSISRFPTPVTEVISSQIGWTLLLGGTALVIAAVVGNLLGILAAWRRGGAVDSALPPVLVFIGSFPYFWLAMGALYLFGVVLGWFPIRHAFTAGLEPGFTWEFIGDVGAHLVLPALTIVLVSIGGWMLGMRNTMIATNSEDYITMAEAKGLRPGRIMLRYAARNAMLPSVTSFGMGLGFVVGGALLTEVVFAYPGVGYQLLNAVQGLDYPLMQGLFLTITAAVLLANFLVDILYVRLDPRVRSN, from the coding sequence GTGCGCTTCATCCTGCGCCGCCTTGGTTTCTACCTGATCGCCTTCTGGGCATCCATCACCCTGAATTTCCTGCTCCCGCGTTTTATGCCGGGCGACCCCGTCTCCCGCATGTTCGCCCGCTCCCAGGACAGAATGCAGCCCGAACAGATCGAGGCCCTGCGAAAGCTGCTCGGCGTTGACGACAGGCCGCTCTGGGAGCAGTACACCGACTACCTGCACAACATCTTCACCGGGCAGATGGGGGTATCTATCTCCCGCTTCCCCACCCCGGTCACCGAGGTCATCTCGTCCCAGATCGGCTGGACGCTCCTGCTGGGCGGAACCGCACTGGTGATTGCCGCCGTCGTGGGTAACCTGCTGGGCATCCTGGCCGCGTGGCGCCGCGGCGGCGCGGTGGACTCCGCACTCCCCCCGGTGCTCGTGTTCATCGGCTCGTTCCCCTACTTCTGGCTCGCCATGGGCGCGCTCTACCTGTTCGGCGTGGTGCTGGGCTGGTTCCCCATCCGGCACGCGTTCACGGCCGGGCTGGAGCCCGGCTTCACCTGGGAATTCATCGGCGACGTCGGCGCCCACCTTGTGCTTCCGGCGCTGACCATCGTGCTGGTGTCCATCGGCGGCTGGATGCTGGGCATGCGGAACACCATGATCGCCACCAATTCGGAGGACTACATCACCATGGCCGAAGCCAAGGGCCTCCGGCCGGGCCGCATTATGCTCCGCTACGCAGCCCGGAACGCCATGCTGCCCTCGGTGACGAGCTTCGGCATGGGCCTGGGGTTTGTGGTGGGCGGCGCGCTCCTCACCGAGGTGGTGTTCGCCTACCCCGGTGTTGGCTACCAGCTCCTGAACGCCGTCCAGGGCCTCGACTACCCGCTGATGCAGGGCCTGTTCCTGACCATCACCGCCGCCGTGCTGCTGGCGAACTTCCTGGTGGACATCCTGTACGTCCGCCTCGACCCGCGCGTGCGCAGCAACTAA
- a CDS encoding sulfite exporter TauE/SafE family protein, translating to MTPEIILLTLLGTALACTLSASAGLGGSLVLVPMLALAIGTKEGVALAALLLAANNLVKLVAYRGTIPWRKSLIVLVLVVIGSVLGAALLIAAPETWVSAAVVLSIVLALAAERLRLPAMQKVGAPVLALASGATSGFSGTSGPLKGVALRLLNLDRSHLVGAASIVSLAGDATKASVYAGAGLLSTESLLLMAGLFPVMIASTFFGRFLNTRVGERGYAVLFWTVMGGYSLRLLGFAP from the coding sequence ATGACACCGGAGATCATTTTACTGACGCTGCTGGGAACAGCGCTGGCGTGTACGCTGTCCGCTTCGGCAGGATTGGGCGGTTCCCTTGTTTTGGTGCCGATGCTTGCGCTGGCCATCGGTACCAAGGAAGGCGTGGCTCTGGCGGCCCTGCTGCTGGCGGCCAATAATCTGGTCAAACTCGTTGCGTACCGCGGCACTATCCCCTGGCGGAAATCCCTGATCGTCCTGGTGCTGGTGGTGATCGGTTCCGTGTTGGGTGCTGCCCTCCTCATCGCCGCTCCCGAAACGTGGGTGAGCGCCGCAGTGGTCTTAAGCATCGTGTTGGCGCTGGCTGCCGAGCGCCTCAGACTCCCCGCAATGCAGAAGGTCGGGGCACCGGTGCTTGCCTTGGCCTCGGGTGCGACGTCAGGGTTCTCGGGAACGTCGGGACCGCTGAAGGGGGTCGCGCTGCGCCTGCTCAACCTGGACCGAAGCCACCTGGTCGGCGCTGCGTCGATTGTTTCACTTGCGGGAGACGCGACGAAGGCCAGCGTCTACGCCGGAGCAGGGCTGCTCAGCACTGAATCCCTGCTGTTAATGGCGGGTCTCTTCCCCGTCATGATTGCCAGCACATTTTTCGGCCGTTTCCTGAATACAAGGGTCGGAGAGCGCGGATACGCGGTCCTCTTCTGGACCGTGATGGGCGGCTATTCCCTCAGGCTGCTCGGTTTCGCACCCTAG